A single genomic interval of uncultured Desulfobacter sp. harbors:
- a CDS encoding rhodanese-like domain-containing protein: protein MPLAPQEKVNVSREFLDSEHGQVGCTTCHNGDGEAPDKASAHKGMIAQPSLKNLDDACADCHEDIVQSISESLHFNLSTFKTIVDSRSDGSSGEITDMARERHCGYCHTSCGGCHVSRPKSVGGGFVDGHNFNKRPRILDQCTACHGSRVGNEYLGKRGQGDVHALKGNMHCVDCHKADELHAAAPKNLPGRYHLAEQVKCKDCHKDLEHGSIRDHTIHAGKVQCQVCHSQTYTNCYSCHTATDKDGLPYYTNQQDLENIKIGLNTDNSAPGTDYRYMLVRHIPVDPKLFAHYDKNTLKNFDKVPNWKRTSPHNILRKTWQNANCNHCHGNRDLFLSENDLLDYEKAANKRVVVPDNRVPAKINKTRPVEIDTTKVKTERVKDAAWLKANLDQPGIRIIDVRTKEAYDAGHIPGAIFLDPVTELRWPWDTDTPQQLLKPEVISDILGKKGISDTDHIIVYDNDAWRAGFTLSVMDYAGVKNFSFLKGGIQGWRLAGFPLSKDAVTPASVTFKFKPENKFIVDNNWVSQNLDTLGVVIVDIRTLDQSKKLAKHPKALRAGRIPGSVKFPVYGLYMDHAELKPPEQLLFALKNRGITPDKTVVLTCNTGAWAGAGFFMLRYLGFEDVRMHDASWVGWEKFVRYPACRYP from the coding sequence GTGCCGTTGGCGCCTCAGGAAAAGGTAAACGTATCCCGGGAGTTTCTTGATTCAGAGCATGGGCAGGTGGGATGCACCACCTGCCATAATGGGGATGGCGAAGCGCCGGACAAGGCAAGTGCACACAAGGGGATGATAGCCCAACCCTCCCTCAAAAATCTGGACGATGCCTGCGCAGACTGCCATGAAGATATTGTCCAGTCCATCTCAGAGTCTCTTCATTTTAACCTTTCCACATTTAAAACCATTGTGGACAGCCGGTCCGATGGTTCTTCCGGGGAAATTACGGATATGGCCAGGGAACGCCACTGTGGGTATTGTCATACCAGTTGCGGGGGCTGCCATGTCAGCCGGCCTAAATCAGTGGGCGGCGGTTTTGTCGACGGTCACAACTTTAATAAACGGCCCAGGATACTGGACCAGTGTACGGCCTGCCACGGCAGCCGTGTGGGTAATGAATACCTTGGCAAACGGGGCCAGGGGGATGTGCATGCCTTGAAAGGCAATATGCACTGTGTGGACTGCCACAAAGCTGACGAACTCCATGCAGCAGCGCCCAAAAACCTGCCAGGCCGTTACCACCTGGCCGAACAAGTCAAATGCAAGGATTGCCATAAAGATCTGGAACATGGTTCAATCCGAGATCACACGATTCATGCGGGAAAAGTTCAATGCCAGGTTTGTCACTCCCAGACCTATACCAATTGTTATTCCTGCCATACGGCCACAGACAAAGACGGGCTGCCCTATTATACCAATCAGCAAGACCTGGAAAACATTAAAATAGGCCTGAACACCGACAATTCAGCGCCAGGCACCGATTACCGGTACATGCTTGTCCGGCATATACCGGTGGACCCGAAACTTTTCGCCCATTATGACAAAAATACACTCAAAAATTTTGATAAAGTTCCTAACTGGAAACGGACCTCCCCCCATAATATCCTCAGAAAAACGTGGCAGAATGCCAATTGCAACCACTGCCACGGCAACCGGGACCTGTTCCTTTCGGAAAATGATCTCCTTGACTATGAAAAGGCAGCCAATAAACGGGTGGTGGTGCCGGACAACCGCGTCCCGGCAAAGATAAACAAAACCCGTCCAGTTGAAATTGATACCACAAAAGTCAAAACAGAACGGGTAAAGGATGCAGCATGGTTAAAGGCCAATCTGGACCAACCCGGCATAAGAATCATAGATGTCAGGACAAAAGAGGCTTATGATGCCGGCCACATTCCCGGTGCCATATTCCTGGACCCGGTGACCGAATTGCGCTGGCCCTGGGATACCGACACGCCCCAGCAACTGCTGAAGCCTGAAGTCATCTCAGATATACTCGGAAAAAAGGGGATATCGGATACGGATCATATTATTGTTTATGACAATGACGCCTGGCGGGCCGGCTTTACCCTCTCAGTCATGGATTATGCCGGGGTCAAAAACTTTTCATTTCTCAAAGGCGGAATCCAGGGCTGGCGGCTGGCAGGGTTTCCCCTGTCCAAGGACGCTGTCACACCGGCGTCTGTGACGTTTAAATTTAAACCGGAAAATAAATTCATAGTTGACAATAACTGGGTCAGCCAAAACCTGGACACCCTGGGTGTGGTCATCGTTGACATCCGTACCCTGGATCAATCCAAAAAACTGGCCAAACACCCCAAGGCCCTCAGAGCAGGAAGGATTCCGGGCTCGGTGAAATTTCCGGTCTACGGACTCTACATGGATCATGCGGAATTGAAACCGCCGGAGCAGCTTCTCTTTGCCCTTAAAAACCGCGGCATAACACCGGACAAGACGGTTGTACTGACCTGCAACACAGGGGCTTGGGCCGGGGCCGGCTTTTTCATGCTCCGCTATCTTGGATTTGAAGATGTCCGTATGCATGACGCATCCTGGGTGGGTTGGGAAAAATTTGTCCGATACCCTGCATGCCGCTATCCATAA